Genomic window (Lutra lutra chromosome 2, mLutLut1.2, whole genome shotgun sequence):
tgaacagacatttctgcaaagaagacatccagatggccaacagacacatgaaaaagtgctccatatcactcggcatcagggaaatacaaatcaaaaccaccatgagatatcacctcacaccagtctgaatggctaaaattaacaagtcaggaaatgacagatgctggcgaggatgcggggaaaggggaccctcctacactgttggtgggaatgcaagctggtgcaaccactctggaaaacagcatggaggttcctcaaaatgttgaaaatagaactaccctatgacccagcaattgcactgctgggtatttaccctaaagatacaaacgtagtgatccgaaggggcacgtgcacccgaatgtttatagcagcaatgtctacaatagccaaactatggaaagaacctagatgtccatctacagacgaatggataaagatgatgtggtatatatacacaatggaatactatgcagccatcaaaagaaatgaaatcttgccatttgcgacgacgtggatggaactagagggtatcatgcttagcgaaataagtcaatcggagaaagacaactatcatatgatctccctgatatgagggagaggagatgcaacatggggggtcgaggtggtaggagaagagtaaatgaaacaagatgggattgggagggagacaaaccataagtgactcttaatctcacaaaacaaactgagggttgatggggggagggggttgggagagggggtggggttatggatatcggggagggtatgtgctatggtgagtgttgtgaagtgtgtaaacctggcgattcgcagacctgtacccctggcgataaaaatatatgtttataaagctgtaaaaaaaaaaaaaaagaaagaaagaaagaaaggatgaatccccaagttttgtagcaacatggacgggactggaagagattatgctgagtgaaataagtcaagcagagagagtcaattatcatatggtttcacttatttgtggagcataacaaatagcatggaggacaaggggagatggagaggagaatggagttgagggaaattggaaggggaggtgaaccatgagagactatggactctgaaaaacgatctgagaattttgaaggggtggggttgggaggttgggggcaccaggtggtgggtattatagagggcacggattgcatggagcactgggtgtggtgcaaaaataatgaatactgttatgctgaaaaaaataaaaaattaaaatataatttgttcccacaaaaaaaaaaatttatataatggaaataaaaagggttaataaagaagttttattcatcagactacaaaaaaaaaaaacttttcaataaaTCTTATTAATGGGGAATTCAGTTTGGAGGCGTCTTTGAGCTCGCCGAGTAGACACCATGAGCAAAGCTCACCCTCCCgagttgaaaaaatttatggacaAGAAATTATCATTGAAATTAAATGGTGGCAGACATGTTCAAGGAATATTATGGGGGTTCGATCCATTTATGAATCTTGTGATAGATGAATGTGTGGAGATGGCAACTAGTGGGCAACAGAACAATATTGGAATGGTGGTAATACGAGGAAATAGTATCATCATGTTAGAAGCCTTAGAACGAGTATAAACAATGGATGTGTTCATCAGAAGAATCAACTGCTTCCACATGTCCCCTCTCCATAGTACCTGTTTTACTACAATATAAAAATCAGATTGTGTGCATTTTCATATTGAgcttttttgttaaataaacttttataacagccaaaaaaaaaaatcttttaatggaaacatatattttataaaacatttatttataggtGATCTTTTGCCTACTATTAAAATTCATAGGATGCAaggtaaattaaaataagaaagcagttttcttggttttactctgttaattccttttttttttttaagattttatttattcatttgacagagagagcagaaacaggCCAActggcaggccgagggagagagagaagcaggttctcactgagcaaagagcccaatgttgggtccatctcaggaccctgggatcctggcaTGAGCAGAAAGCAggggctcaactgactgagccacccaggcgtccctactctGTTAATTCCTGATTAGaatataaagaaacagagaactaAGAATGAAATTTCCAAGGAGTCACCATAACTTCTGGAACACTGTGTCATTTTGTTTACTTCCTTTTCACTATTCCATTCCTTTGAAAGCAGAAGCCTTCCATTCCAAACAAGAACAAAGGATGGTACTTTACCTTCGATTGTTCTTTGCTGCCCTTCATTAATACTTCCACTGTTGCTCTTACCTCAgggctcatttttatttctttttcacagttttttcttcttattgagaaaaaaatacaatttaaaatgacAAGTGAGAATTAACAGATTCTATGATAATAACACCAACTAGACAGTAGTATAAGAAGACCCCAGTTCAGAACATTATTTAATCAAGGACAAGACTTCCCTGTATACCTTTGACCTCATTGTGTCTGCAGTCTACTCTCCTCAGTCAAGATTCTTAGATCTggcaaagagaataaaacattaaaaaaaaaaaaaaagcagtcagtcTTTGTTCTAGGATCAACTGTTCTATAATGCTGCTTTTCTTATGCCCAGACTTCAGACCTTGCCAAACTCCCTGGACTGTCTGTCTCTAACAGCACTTATGCTGCCTGTCAGATTTCTCTCATTTAACAAGACACCTGGTTAGAGTTCTCCTTTACAGAAatatgcagagaaagggaagcattTACTCCTTTTTGAAAccatgagaatgaaaataaacatcCTGTAAAACACCTGAAAATGTCTTTACAATGGAAATCACGAGAAAATATGAAgctaatttattaaataatacatcTATAATTAATTAGAAGTACATTGTGCAGCATCCAAATGAAGTAGGAAAGCTAAAGGGACTCTATTTTAGAAAGGCTCAATCTCTGCTCTTTTTCTGTTACTCCATTTACTCATGTTCCTTAGTTTGCCTCTGAATAAGCCAAAAAAGCTTATGTTCCCATTTCAAGGGGGTCTCAAGGAAGTTAATCATACTCTGAGTTTTGTCCTAGGTCCCAAACTTCTGATAACACCTAAGAAGAGCTAGATCCCAAACATGTTCCAGAACATTAGTTTCAAACATACCTCAGCTGATGCTGGTATAATACCCCTACCTTTGTTAATTTATGGAATAACACTTATTGTTCACCTGACACTCACTTTTGATTGGACACTACCACGGATTCCTGGAGGAAAAAATACCCTAGACCCTTTTGCAATATAAATCCCTAGCCCCAAGCAACAATGAgactcattcttttctcctttctgaatcTCTCCAATAACTCTGCTTGCTATTCTCTGTCTCCCATTCAACATTATTCAATAaactgttttcactttttctggCTCAAGTTTAATTTCCATCCTGTGTGAAACCAAGTACCCTCTTGGTTGGTTCTGTGGGACCATCCCCTGGGTTCTTGGACCCAGATGGCCTGCATCAAAAACATATTTATGCTCTCTTATTttataggaaagagaaaattaaaaaaaaaaaatcctagaagtaGCCACTAGAGGAACTATGTATAAATTCCCCACGATCTACAAGCAATTTCTCTTTTCAGGTCAAAAAGAATATTCACTACTTTGAAGTAATTCAAGTTCAGATTGAAAGTGCATCCATTAAGTCTAATATTCACTGTGACTAATCTCTCCAAGTCACTGTTTTTCAAACAGCTTACAGAGATGAGGGAACATATGAGAGGAGAAAATTTGCAACAGAGTCACCTACTTAATCCAGAAGTTAGGCATAACTATTCTACTTATAttcactcagttttttttttttaagattttatttatttatttgacagacagagaccacaagtaggcagagaggtaggcagagagagaggaggaagcaggctccccactgagcagagagccctataaggggctcgatcccaggaccctgagatcacgacccaagccgaaggcagaggcttaacccactgagccacccaggcgcccccacagggATTATTTTTAACTAGGAAATTAAATATTGCTTGTTTTCAAATTATAGAAGGCATTTTAAAGTATAGTTTAACACAAAGTTAAGTTTAAACTTTACTGACATTAACTTAAGATATgcattaatataaaatatgatcCTTCTTTTGCTGTCATCAATGAAAAGCAAAGTTAGCAAAATGTCTTTTCCACTTCTTTAAAATGCTAAAGCTATTTCAACACCGACTTATATGTATTTTCCTACTTTCCATTAAATTCTAAATATCAAAGTCCAGAAGCAGTAGTTTTGCATCACTGTCTAAGACTGGCAGAAACTGCAAattttcattatatgttaattcatctgttttctgttttctcagtttcTCAGTCTTCATGTCATTTTAATCCTAACTTTCTACATCCATAACACATTAGACCTGCATTTGAAATATATGCAGTGCCAAAATGGCAGTAGTTACAGTCATAAGAGTTGATAATCAAAAACTAATATGAAGAGAATAATTAAGATATattacaatgaagaaaaaaatcaagacataaAGATTAATActataaaaaaaggttttaaaaaatgtttgagggggttggttgggtggctcagttagttgaaagtctgacttttgatctcagctcaggtcttgatctcagggtcatgagttcccaagccccatgttgggctccaccctgggtgtggatcctacttagaaagaaaagaaaagaaagaaaaagtgcttGAGGATTTTAAGAAATATGGTTCTATGAATGTTTCCTAATTTACAATGGATATTTCCTAAATTAgacatcaaaaaatatatatttaagtgcaaataaaatattagtaatagTCTGAAGCCACAGTGATTGATGCTGTGGAAGCTCTGGGACAGTTGAGCTCCAATTCTGAAATGGGCAACAAGAGACACAGTTGTCAAACTCCAAGTCCTTATTCATAGGGTGGAGAGCAGCAAATAAGAGCTAGGGAAAGGGTCTTACACTCAGAATTCCTGTGgaaataagagtaaataaaattGAGCATATTCCTAAGTCAATGGCTCATTTAGAATAGCACACTTACTGGTGAATGAGAATAAAGACTACAGAATTGAGCCACTAGTCTCCAAAATTCCCAATCTCTCCACAGGAAAGAAACTCTGACCTACCAACAGAACTTGGCTATTCACACATGgcatctcaaagaaaaaaaagctgacaTAACTGCAAAACTGTCAGACAGGAAAAGACAAGaatagacattaaaaaattaataataaaataaaagcacatgagaaggggcgcctgggtggctcagtgggttaagccgctgccttcggctcaggtcatgatctcagggtcctgggatcgagtccctcatcgggctctctgctcagcaagaagcctgcttccctctctctctctctctctctctgccttcctctccgtctacttgtgatctctctctgtcaaataaataaataaaatctttaaaaaaaaaaaaagcacatgaggaaaaataatattacagaaaagcaataaaacaacTGAATATATCAGGAGATTAAGTTACTAACAATATGTAAATGACATCACATTTTCAAAGGAtgttaaaaataagtacaatGAAGACtctcagagaagtgaaggaataaaatatccataaaaacaataagaaattatgaaacaaaattgTTTACATAAATCAAAACCAGATAGACACCCATAAGAATTGATTTGAAGCACTGGGGAAATGtaattatcacacacacacaaaaacaaaaacaaaacaaaacaaaacccaaaaaacagtaGTTGTAGTTTATTCTGGAATAAACACAATACAGAAAGCAAATGATTTGGAAGAGAATGCTATAGAATATTCAGAATAAACctgttaaaaagaaaccaaaggatAAAAATGGAGTGACTTATATTAAGGCCCCACATCAGTAAACCAAGATTTAATATCTAACCTAACTATAGTCTTAACTTCCTCAGGAATGTAACCTTTAACCAGTCAAGCTGGAAATTCCTGGTCAGCAATAGGAGGCAATCCCCTGTGAGACCCTTTCCCTGTAGGAGGACAACCTTGCCTAAGCAAGGCACTtcttgcaaatatatatatttttaatgccctctctcttcctttaagAATCATTCTTTTTTGAGGAGAAGTTCACATGGAAGAGTAGTAGGGGGACACTGGGCTTGTCTCATGCCTAGAACACAGCTAGGTCACCATCAAATTATTTTGAAGAACTAGGAAATCAATctgaggattaagaaaacaatttacaCAATTGGAGGGAGAGAACTGTCAAATGCAAGGTTCAGAGATGTGAATTGGGGGAGAGAAGACCCATGGCATTGCAGAGAGGTGGGATCCATTTCCCTGAGAGAAGTtagggagagagattgagagtgggagagggagcagcatgTAGGGTTTGTGAAAGACAAATATAGATTTAGGGAATTAAACAATTCGACAAAAACGTCACCAAAAATTATCCAAACTGATACATAAATTTAGCAaagttacaggatataaaatcaatatacaaaaatctgtttcatttctacataccaataacaaagcagcagaaagagaaatcaaggaatcaatcccatttacaactgcactaaaaaccataagatacctagcaataaacctaaccaaagaggtaaaagatcagtactctgaaaactatagaacacttatgaaagaagttgaagaagacaaaaagaaatagaaaaacagtccgcactcatggattggaaaaataaatattgttaaaatgtctatactacctaaagcaatctacacattcaatgcaatatctatcaaaataccaccagcatttttcatagagctagaacaaacattctaaaatttgtatggaatcagaaaggaTACTGAATAACCAAAgtcatgttgaaaaagaaaagcaaagtggaggcatcacaattccagacttcaagctatattacaaagctgtaatcatcaagacagtatggaactggcaccaaaaaaaaaaaaagacctatagatcaatggaatagaatagaggaCCCAGACATGGACAATATATGGTCAagtaacctttgacaaagcaaagcaggaaagaatatccaagggaaaaaagacacatggtattgggaaaactagacatCAATatacagaggaatgaaactggatgactttcttacaccatacacaaaataaattcaaaatgtatgaaagacctaaatataagacaaGAAACCATAGAAATCCTagagtagaacacaggcagcaacctctttgatcttcCCCACAGGAAATTTTTGCCAGGCACTTCTCTGGAGTCCAtggaaacacaagcaaaaatgaactattggggcttcataaagataaaaccttctgcacagtgaaggaaacaatcaacaaaactaacaggcaatcttcagaatgggagaacttatttgcaaatgatatatctgataaagggttggtatccaaaatttatgaagaacttatcaaacttaacacctaaaaaacaaataatccagttaataaatggacatttttttttttccaaagaagacctagagatggctaacagacactgaaaagatgttcaacattactgaTTGTTGGAGGCCATCGCACGGTTGGAGTCGTGGATCAAatcaggccctgacttgtgtctcctttaaagtccagatgccttgataaggggttaaggacaggaaagttgagtaacactgagaaagaatCTGTGCTACGTGTCATGCGCTcgcctatgtgacttcccacacgctttCCCCAAACAGAAGGGAAcgatgtggtcagggtcatgaattcttagttggtccttgttgttcctgtgcttcccataacccactccttggttgattgtcttgcatcaatagtagctaatggcattagccgtgattacctggcatcacgaggtttgcttgtagttaatgtaaacttgttataggaacttgcagttatctgactagatactgatgtattactccttctattgtggtctgccttataaatgattatgagatgtggaataaaattggcactgttggacatcctcctcagtgctcctcctgcccccatctctttgtctctaaatttcttttcaccatcctcttaccctcacattcCTGGTTGATTTGTCGTGCTGGCCACGACAACTGATCATCAAGGACATACAAAttaccatgagatatcatctcacacctgtcagaatggctaaaagtaacaactcaagaaacaacagaggttggcaaggatgtgagaaaggggaacttttttgcactgttggtgggaatacaaactggtgcagcctctttggaaaagagtacagaggttcctcaaaaacttaaaaatagaactaccctattgCCCAGtgattaggtatttatccaaaggaaacaaaaatagtgattcaaaggggcacatgcaccctgatgtttatagcagcattatcaacaatagccaaattatagaaagagcccaaatgtccatcaactgatgaatggaaaaaatagtggtttatataaacaatggaatattatttgacaatcacaaagaatgaaatcttgccatctgcaatgaggtggaaggaactagagtgtattacgctaagtgaaatatgaTAAAGGCAAATATATGATTtgtctcatatgtggaatttaagaaatgaaacagataaacataggggaaggagagggaaaataaaataagataaaaacaaagagggactcttttttttttttttaaaagattttatttgttcatttgagaaaaagagaaagagagcacaaacagccagagaggcagaggaagagggagaggcggactccctgttgagctgggaccccccaacctggggctcaattccaggacctggagatcatgctgtgagcctaaggcagatgcttaaccatctgagccacccaggtgccccaagaaactcttaactatagagaacaaactgatggttccttAAGAGAAGGTGGGTGGCGGAATGGGCCAAATGGGTTATGAGCTTCAAGGGGGGCACCTATTGGGAtaagcaccaggtgttatatgtaagtgatgaattaccaaattctattcctgaaataaatgctacactatacgttaactaatttgaatttaaataaaatatccatctatctatccatctatcatctatctacctaccatCATCTTCCCTTTTCTGTAGCTCAGACAGAGCTCCCCTAAATTCTAAATGA
Coding sequences:
- the LOC125094241 gene encoding small nuclear ribonucleoprotein G-like, which translates into the protein MSKAHPPELKKFMDKKLSLKLNGGRHVQGILWGFDPFMNLVIDECVEMATSGQQNNIGMVVIRGNSIIMLEALERV